One segment of Papaver somniferum cultivar HN1 unplaced genomic scaffold, ASM357369v1 unplaced-scaffold_137, whole genome shotgun sequence DNA contains the following:
- the LOC113334778 gene encoding guanosine nucleotide diphosphate dissociation inhibitor 1 gives MDEEYDVIVLGTGLKECILSGLLSVDGLKVLHMDRNDYYGGESTSLNLIQLWKKFRGDDKPPASLGSSRDYNVDMIPKFMMANGTLVRVLIHTDVTKYLNFKAVDGSFVFNKGKVHKVPATDMEALKSPLMGLFEKRRARKFFIYVQDYEENNPKTHEGLDLTRVTTRELIAKYGLDDNTIDFIGHALALHRDDRFINEPALDTVKRMKLYSESLARFQGGSPYIYPLYGLGELPQAFARLSAVYGGTYMLNKPECKVEFDEEGKACGVTSEGETARCKKVVCDPSYLSNKVRKVGKVARAICIMSHPIPNTNDSHSVQVILPQKQLGRRSDMYLFCCSYSHNVAPKGKFIAFVSSEAETDNPETELKAGIDLLGPVDEIFYDVYDRYEPVNEPSLDNCFISTSYDATTHFESTVMDVLGMYTMITGKVLDLSVDLSAASATEE, from the exons ATGGATGAAGAGTATGATGTTATAGTTTTAGGAACTGGTCTCAAAGAGTGCATTCTCAGTGGTCTTCTCTCTGTTGATGGCctcaag GTTTTGCACATGGATAGGAATGATTATTATGGTGGAGAGTCTACTTCACTCAATCTCATCCAG TTATGGAAAAAATTCAGGGGAGATGATAAGCCTCCTGCATCTTTGGGCTCTAGCAGGGATTACAATGTGGATATGATCCCAAAG TTCATGATGGCGAATGGAACTTTAGTGCGAGTGCTCATTCATACAGATGTTACAAAGTATTTGAACTTTAAGGCCGTGGATGGAAGTTTCGTGTTTAATAAGGGAAAG GTTCACAAGGTGCCAGCAACCGACATGGAGGCACTTAAATCTCCACTAATGGGCCTGTTTGAAAAGCGACGTGCCCGTAAATTCTTCATATATGTCCAAGATTATGAAGAAAACAATCCCAAGACACACGAGGGATTAGACCTCACAAGAGTTACTACGAGGGAACTTATTGC CAAATATGGTCTTGATGACAACACTATCGACTTTATTGGTCATGCTCTGGCACTCCATAGGGATGACCGCTTTATTAATGAACCTGCTCTGGATACTGTTAAGAGAATGAAG CTTTATTCTGAGTCTCTAGCACGTTTTCAAGGAGGTTCACCATATATTTACCCTTTATATGGGTTAGGAGAACTCCCACAG GCCTTTGCTAGGTTAAGTGCTGTTTATGGTGGGACGTACATGTTAAACAAACCTGAATGCAAG gttgaatttgatgaagaaggaaAGGCATGTGGTGTCACATCCGAAGGAGAAACTGCTAGGTGCAAGAAAGTTGTGTGCGATCCTTCATACTTGTCTAACAAG GTAAGAAAGGTTGGAAAGGTTGCAAGGGCTATCTGTATCATGAGCCATCCCATTCCAAATACAAATGACTCCCACTCCGTGCAAGTCATCCTGCCACAGAAGCAACTTGGCCGCCGATCAGACAT gTATCTGTTCTGCTGCTCTTACTCGCACAATGTTGCTCCAAAAGGAAAATTCATTGCATTTGTATCATCGGAAGCGGAGACCGATAATCCAGAGACTGAACTGAAAGCAGGAATAGATCTTCTTGGTCCGGTGGATGAGATATTCTATGATGTTTATGATAGATATGAGCCAGTTAATGAACCTTCATTGGACAATTGTTTCATATCAACG AGTTATGATGCAACAACACACTTTGAATCGACCGTCATGGATGTTCTCGGCATGTATACCATGATTACTGGCAAG GTACTAGATCTTAGCGTGGATCTAAGCGCTGCGAGTGCTACTGAAGAATGA
- the LOC113334540 gene encoding uncharacterized protein K02A2.6-like, with protein MGNVFDGSSYGSHGGSGTVFETPTQALLSFSFKLDFECSNNVAEYKALILGLRMAEELNLGEIDIKVKAGHEPDIMRLSAALASKMQLNEADEGTVVVKKRALPSTWKEDAAFEQKDDWRVSYIEDLTKESDDQLLSTKILKQFVIIRGALYFRTPEGSLSRCVGKLKAQELLNRFHEESCRQTWGIPLYRRLQRMGVYSPNMAVQAAVIQDKCEDFQAPLKKMEMGTRHHWTDKSNFIRTHKYIITATEYSSKWVEAIPLRDYSGTTIATFIKEHIICHFDALMVIRSDNGTSFVNQTVKELLDQCGINFHTSTVYYPQGNGQAEATNKTLLKILSRMVHDHHRIWHEQLPLALWAYRISKISSTGASPYSLVYGEDCILPAEIAIPSARVAMASLTTPDEVIHFPHLDTLEERRAKAERFADKYRQRTARYYSQKVKERTFCINDIVMKIAPHVQRNEKERKFAANWEGPYMISEAAESGYYYLKRMNGSRINTPINGKWLKTYYA; from the exons ATGGGTAATGTTTTTGATGGTTCATCATATGGTTCACACGGAGGATCTGGTACAGTTTTCGAGACACCCACGCAGGCTCTGTTATCTTTCTCCTTCAAGTTAGATTTTGAATGCAGCAACAATGTAGCTGAATACAAAGCGTTAATTTTGGGACTGCGTATGGCGGAGGAACTTAATTTAGGGGAAATAGACATAAAAGTCAAAGCTGGTCACGAACCAGATATCATGAGACTTTCAG CAGCCCTAGCATCAAAGATGCAATTGAACGAAGCGGATGAAGGAACAGTGGTGGTAAAGAAAAGAGCGTTACCAAGCACATGGAAAGAAGACGCGGCGTTCGAGCAAAAGGATGATTGGAGAGTATCTTATATTGAGGATCTTACCAAGGAATCGGATGACCAGCTTCTGTCTACTAAAATACTAAAGCAATTTGTCATAATAAGAGGAGCATTATATTTTCGAACACCCGAAGGATCCTTATCACGTTGCGTAGGGAAGCTAAAGGCACAAGAACTTTTGAACCGCTTCCACGAAGAATCTTGCAGACAGACATGGGGAATTCCATTATATCGTCGTTTGCAGAGGATGGGTGTATACTCTCCGAACATGGCAGTTCAAGCGGCGGTAATACAGGATAAATGCGAAGATTTTCAAGCGCCTCTGAAAAAAATGGAG atggggactcgacatcattggacAGATAAGTCCAACTTCATCCGGACGCATAAATATATCATCACTGCCACCGAGTACTCTTCAAAATGGGTAGAAGCCATTCCACTCCGAGATTATTCAGGAACTACAATCGCGACATTTATTAAAGAACATATTATATGTCATTTCGATGCACTAATGGTCATCCGCTCGGATAATGGTACCTCTTTTGTTAACCAGACTGTTAAGGAACTGTTAGATCAGTGCGGTATTAATTTCCATACTTCGACTGTCTATTACCCTCAGGGGAATGGACAGGCAGAGGCTACTAACAAAACATTGTTGAAGATATTAAGCCGCATGGTACATGATCACCATAGAATCTGGCATGAGCAACTACCTCTTGCACTTTGGGCATACCGCATTTCCAAAATAAGTTCAACCGGAGCCTCCCCTTATTCCTTGGTATACGGAGAAGATTGCATACTACCAGCGGAGATCGCTATTCCTTCTGCACGTGTAGCCATGGCCAGTCTCACTACCCCGGACGAGGTTATCCATTTTCCTCACCTTGATACTTTGGAGGAACGACGAGCTAAAGCTGAGCGATTCGCAGACAAGTATAGGCAAAGGACGGCAAGATACTATAGCCAGAAGGTGAAAGAACGAACTTTCTGCATAAATGACATAGTCATGAAGATTGCCCCGCATGTTCAACGAAATGAAAAGGAAAGAAAGTTCGCCGCGAATTGGGAAGGTCCTTACATGATTAGTGAAGCAGCAGAGAGCGGATACTACTACCTCAAGCGGATGAATGGGTCAAGAATAAATACCCCTATCAATGGTAAATGGCTtaaaacttattatgcataa